From Oscillospiraceae bacterium CM, a single genomic window includes:
- a CDS encoding endospore germination permease has translation MKAQITAKQIMYASAVIIIATSLMTKHLYTFLGTEAWVAVIIGLLLSALYTAIYAGLSYQFPGSSLVEISEAVFGKVIGKIISIFYLYFFITIAAVNTNSMGTFIKNFVLQNTPLILIMLSFTAVCVWAVRKGPSNMLKYGMLFAVGSTLIILLNLLLLYKVIHYKNFLPIFVKPPVDYFAASHLISLIPLADPFLLLMFQPNMQNPRAFGKALFNGLALGGAVLLIIVLRDIAVLGNISTIFSFPAYAVVRMIDVGDILTRMDIIYVFTLIALMFFKVSVALYAAVSTFQRLCKFESYQFLVYIMGALLILYANNAFHSMFDHSAWFTSGAAAFQVTFFAVFLPLATLLTALIRGMFKKPQTAGQ, from the coding sequence ATGAAAGCTCAAATAACCGCGAAGCAAATTATGTATGCGTCGGCCGTTATCATCATCGCTACTAGTCTGATGACAAAGCATCTGTATACGTTTTTAGGGACGGAAGCCTGGGTTGCCGTTATAATAGGGCTGCTCCTCAGCGCGCTTTATACCGCGATATACGCGGGTTTAAGCTATCAATTTCCTGGCTCTTCACTTGTTGAAATCAGTGAGGCTGTCTTCGGAAAGGTCATTGGGAAAATTATTTCAATTTTCTATCTTTATTTTTTTATTACAATAGCCGCCGTTAACACAAACAGCATGGGCACGTTTATTAAAAACTTTGTTCTTCAAAATACCCCCCTGATCTTAATTATGCTATCCTTTACGGCTGTCTGTGTTTGGGCTGTCCGGAAAGGGCCGTCAAATATGCTCAAATACGGCATGCTGTTCGCCGTCGGCAGTACACTGATTATTCTATTAAATCTGCTGCTGCTGTACAAAGTAATTCATTACAAGAATTTTCTCCCGATTTTTGTAAAACCGCCCGTCGATTATTTCGCGGCCTCGCATTTGATCTCGCTTATTCCGCTGGCAGACCCGTTTTTGTTGCTTATGTTTCAGCCAAATATGCAAAATCCGCGTGCGTTTGGGAAAGCGCTTTTTAATGGTCTTGCGCTTGGCGGGGCCGTTCTTCTCATCATCGTTTTAAGAGATATTGCCGTGCTCGGAAACATATCAACAATATTTTCATTTCCAGCATACGCCGTCGTTCGAATGATCGACGTGGGGGACATCCTGACGCGTATGGACATCATTTATGTATTTACGCTTATTGCGCTCATGTTCTTTAAGGTATCCGTTGCGCTTTACGCTGCAGTCTCCACCTTCCAACGGCTGTGTAAATTTGAATCGTACCAGTTTCTCGTGTATATTATGGGCGCGCTGCTCATCTTGTACGCCAATAACGCGTTTCATTCCATGTTTGACCACAGCGCTTGGTTTACAAGCGGCGCCGCTGCATTTCAAGTGACCTTTTTCGCCGTTTTCCTGCCGCTTGCAACGTTACTGACGGCGCTTATAAGAGGCATGTTTAAAAAGCCACAGACAGCCGGACAGTAA
- a CDS encoding TetR/AcrR family transcriptional regulator, with product MDSDLRARIKEVAVEHFNRDGYHGATIRNIAKDANCSLPMVYYYFSSKKELFHEIIKKDYFELLNRHSRQIKENNIVEYYTKYVYTLNQLDSYDKKVFRLGVKVSLSFDGDEELSEIMDEWEKSLIPWHFQLVMPHLGDVENWIVIIRTLIHLLDNLIETIVVKNRYISEEAIREDLCIILDKGA from the coding sequence ATGGATTCGGATTTAAGGGCACGAATCAAGGAAGTCGCCGTCGAACATTTCAACAGAGACGGCTATCACGGCGCAACGATTCGCAATATTGCGAAAGATGCCAATTGCTCCCTGCCGATGGTCTATTACTATTTCAGCAGCAAAAAAGAGCTTTTTCACGAGATTATAAAAAAAGACTATTTTGAACTGCTCAACAGGCATTCCAGACAAATCAAAGAAAATAATATTGTCGAGTATTACACAAAATACGTTTACACCCTCAACCAGCTCGATAGCTACGATAAAAAGGTTTTTCGCCTTGGCGTAAAAGTAAGCTTATCATTCGACGGCGACGAGGAACTGTCAGAAATTATGGATGAGTGGGAAAAATCTCTCATCCCGTGGCATTTCCAGCTTGTGATGCCGCACCTTGGTGATGTTGAAAACTGGATTGTCATCATCCGAACGCTGATTCATCTGCTGGACAATTTGATTGAAACAATTGTCGTCAAAAACCGCTATATTTCTGAAGAAGCTATCCGCGAGGACTTATGCATTATTCTCGATAAAGGGGCATAA
- a CDS encoding spore germination protein codes for MFGYFLRKAGVWFAGKQEMTRQKPRPEKDDHISAALDDVVTIIKNSTFSSNDIVIRRFYIDGKIAADCALVFVDGLVNGKLINDDVIKPLLFQSASTPPEIKHEDIIGYIERTLISINEIKVLTTLSDAMDAVLSGDVVLFVNGETRAIDMNSKGWEKRGISEPTSEAVIRGPRESFIESMRTNTALIRRKIKNPALTFESMTIGRRTRTNVVIAYISGLAKKELIDEVRRRIEAIKTDAILESGYIEQLIEDSPGSIFATIGYTEKPDVVAAKLLEGRAAILVDGTPFVLTVPFLLLESFQAAEDYYFRPYYATFTRIIRVIGYLITILAPAFYVAVTTYHQELIPTSLLITSASAREGVPFPAFVEALIMIITFEILREAGVRLPRPVGQALSIVGALVIGESAVAAGLIGAPMVIVVAITAVSGFLVSGQNDSAVILRLVLLVLAAVLGGFGITLGLLGALVHMSSLESFGYDYLSPTVPFDLEDSKDAIIRAPLWMMLSRPKGMALDHQRRNYDIPPTDNNKEGE; via the coding sequence ATGTTCGGATATTTTTTGAGAAAAGCGGGTGTTTGGTTTGCCGGGAAGCAGGAAATGACCCGACAAAAACCACGGCCTGAAAAGGACGATCATATTTCAGCCGCACTTGACGATGTTGTCACAATAATTAAAAACAGTACGTTTTCAAGCAATGATATTGTGATTCGAAGGTTTTATATTGACGGGAAAATCGCTGCCGACTGCGCGCTCGTTTTTGTTGACGGGCTTGTCAACGGCAAACTCATCAATGACGACGTTATTAAGCCGCTCCTATTTCAATCAGCTTCGACACCGCCAGAAATCAAACACGAAGACATTATTGGTTATATTGAAAGAACCTTGATTTCAATTAATGAGATCAAGGTGCTCACAACACTGTCCGATGCAATGGACGCCGTCTTATCTGGCGACGTCGTTTTGTTTGTAAACGGTGAGACGAGAGCCATCGATATGAACTCAAAGGGATGGGAAAAGCGCGGCATTTCCGAACCAACAAGCGAAGCTGTCATCCGCGGCCCGCGCGAAAGCTTTATTGAGAGTATGCGAACAAACACGGCGCTGATCCGCCGAAAAATCAAAAACCCTGCTTTAACTTTTGAGTCGATGACGATCGGCCGGCGAACGAGAACAAATGTCGTCATAGCCTATATAAGCGGTCTGGCAAAAAAAGAGCTTATCGATGAAGTCCGCCGCCGCATTGAGGCGATTAAAACGGACGCTATTTTAGAGTCCGGCTATATCGAGCAATTAATTGAGGATTCTCCGGGCTCGATTTTTGCGACAATTGGATACACGGAAAAGCCGGACGTTGTTGCGGCAAAGCTGCTTGAAGGGCGCGCTGCGATTCTTGTCGATGGCACACCTTTTGTCTTGACCGTACCATTTTTACTGCTAGAGAGCTTTCAGGCGGCTGAGGACTATTATTTTCGCCCGTACTACGCGACATTTACGCGGATAATCCGCGTCATCGGATATCTCATTACAATTTTAGCGCCTGCTTTTTATGTCGCTGTGACGACGTATCATCAGGAACTCATCCCAACAAGCCTTTTAATCACGTCAGCCAGCGCACGTGAGGGTGTTCCTTTTCCAGCATTTGTTGAAGCGCTGATTATGATTATAACGTTTGAAATTTTGAGAGAGGCCGGTGTGCGTCTGCCTCGGCCGGTCGGGCAGGCACTGAGTATTGTCGGTGCACTTGTTATTGGCGAATCGGCCGTCGCTGCGGGGCTGATCGGTGCGCCGATGGTTATCGTTGTAGCCATTACGGCGGTTTCCGGTTTTCTAGTATCGGGGCAAAATGACTCGGCCGTTATCCTGCGGCTTGTCCTGCTTGTTCTGGCAGCGGTTCTGGGGGGGTTCGGTATCACACTTGGGCTTCTGGGGGCGCTGGTGCATATGTCGTCACTCGAATCCTTTGGATATGATTACCTGTCGCCAACGGTGCCTTTTGACCTTGAGGATTCTAAAGACGCCATTATCCGCGCACCGCTTTGGATGATGCTTAGCCGGCCGAAAGGGATGGCGCTTGATCACCAGCGGAGAAACTATGATATCCCGCCGACCGACAATAACAAAGAAGGGGAATAG
- a CDS encoding Ger(x)C family spore germination protein — protein MGKAVRKIVTFIVAACLMAGLSGCYDRRELDTLGIVLGVGLDKSETEGETDVTVQMANPGGASSSKSSKGSKAGEKGTGTEEAYINQTGSGKLINDIIRDMQHEMSRRIYVAHSQVMVIGEDLAKSGLRDSLDFFLRAPEARMTLYVFVAKGRAQEILSTKPEFEKITSTELSKMLKDQKITSEAPIITEFDFVESICSKTTAAYAPLVRLDENNGKKRLTVEGCAVFDQSRMVGELNAVETRGLLFATGKTQTGVIPVSVEGVSSTIEIKEASSNVTPTLYTDGTAAFNIDIKTLIGIGDQTGTLTLSDEKTFAPVLAATAEAIKGEILSAVEKSKELDADIFGFGEMLYRKYPKQWEKLKDNWKNAYKNITVTVSVNAKADGSGRIGKPLAPEGN, from the coding sequence ATGGGGAAAGCCGTCAGGAAGATTGTCACGTTCATTGTCGCCGCCTGCCTGATGGCGGGTTTATCCGGCTGCTATGACAGGCGTGAGCTCGATACGCTTGGGATCGTACTCGGCGTCGGTCTTGATAAATCAGAGACGGAGGGGGAGACGGACGTCACCGTTCAGATGGCTAATCCTGGCGGGGCCTCATCGTCAAAATCGTCTAAAGGCTCGAAGGCTGGCGAAAAGGGCACCGGCACGGAAGAAGCCTATATCAATCAAACCGGCAGCGGTAAACTGATCAATGATATTATTCGCGATATGCAGCACGAAATGAGCCGCCGTATCTATGTCGCGCACAGTCAGGTCATGGTTATCGGGGAAGATCTGGCTAAAAGCGGTTTGCGGGACAGTCTGGATTTTTTTCTTCGGGCACCGGAAGCGCGTATGACGCTGTACGTATTTGTCGCGAAAGGACGTGCGCAGGAGATTTTGAGTACAAAGCCAGAATTTGAAAAAATAACAAGCACGGAGCTTTCAAAAATGCTCAAAGACCAAAAAATTACGTCGGAAGCGCCAATTATAACGGAATTTGATTTTGTCGAATCAATCTGCAGCAAGACGACGGCTGCTTATGCCCCACTTGTCCGTTTAGATGAAAACAACGGGAAAAAAAGACTGACGGTTGAGGGCTGCGCCGTATTTGATCAAAGCCGCATGGTGGGAGAATTAAATGCCGTTGAAACCCGCGGGCTTCTATTTGCCACTGGAAAAACGCAGACTGGCGTCATCCCTGTTTCGGTAGAAGGCGTCTCCTCAACCATTGAAATCAAGGAAGCGTCAAGCAACGTCACGCCGACGCTTTACACAGACGGTACGGCTGCCTTCAATATTGACATCAAAACACTGATTGGCATCGGCGATCAGACGGGCACGCTCACGCTTTCGGATGAAAAAACGTTTGCGCCGGTCCTTGCGGCCACTGCCGAAGCGATTAAAGGCGAAATATTAAGCGCCGTTGAAAAGTCCAAGGAGCTTGACGCCGACATTTTTGGGTTTGGCGAGATGCTCTATCGGAAATATCCGAAACAGTGGGAGAAGCTGAAGGACAACTGGAAAAACGCCTATAAAAACATCACAGTTACCGTCAGCGTAAATGCCAAAGCTGATGGTAGCGGCCGCATCGGCAAACCGCTGGCGCCGGAGGGCAATTGA
- a CDS encoding S-layer homology domain-containing protein, with protein sequence MKASIKSGLILLCALIFLSMLTEVRTQAADYKFNMSYIFFGKSYTGLVDKTQNSLNEVAPNYFSLNKNGSLALTSAVSASFISDMHKRGISVVPYLTNDWSRSVGRAAMKNRQALAQALADAVITYGLDGVNIDIENLTSSDRDDFVEFVQLLRAALPEGKSIAVSVAANPWGISTGWQGSYDYARLAEYSDYLMIMAYDEHYCGGPAGPVSSLSFVEKSIKYAVSVIPKEKVVLGLPFYGRIWSNNGGYPNGTGITNAKIAQLVNSYGGTVTVDPASRSTKAVFTVSQNAKKPVVGGQSLAAGTYTIWYEGEQSIKEKLSLVTKYDIKGTGSWALGEESDSTWDYYKLWLNSCTFGDIEKNWAKDDILEAYLDGWADGISDTRFSPDAPLTRAQAVAMIVKRLGIELVSDPALRFDDCVGSWAEPYIETARQYHIADGIGNNLFDPDRTVTREELAVMLKNATSYQAKTDVSDGNNAFSDVSQTSNPESYNAIETLRQNGILFGYPDGSFRPEKIATRAEATVMISRLTPGSAAAAVFTGDGGLF encoded by the coding sequence TTGAAAGCCTCAATTAAATCAGGTCTTATTCTGCTGTGTGCGCTCATCTTTCTGTCAATGCTGACGGAGGTTCGGACGCAGGCTGCCGACTATAAATTCAATATGTCATACATATTCTTCGGGAAATCTTACACAGGTCTCGTTGACAAGACGCAAAACAGTCTCAACGAGGTCGCGCCGAATTATTTTTCGCTGAATAAAAACGGAAGCCTTGCCTTAACGTCGGCCGTCAGCGCTTCATTTATCAGTGACATGCACAAGCGCGGCATTTCGGTCGTCCCCTATCTGACGAATGATTGGTCGCGCTCTGTTGGCCGTGCTGCCATGAAAAACAGGCAGGCGCTGGCACAAGCCCTTGCCGACGCCGTTATCACGTACGGCCTTGACGGTGTGAATATCGACATTGAAAATCTGACATCATCCGACCGTGACGACTTTGTCGAATTTGTTCAGCTTCTGCGCGCGGCGCTCCCGGAAGGAAAATCAATCGCCGTGTCCGTCGCCGCGAACCCTTGGGGTATTTCAACGGGCTGGCAGGGGTCATACGACTATGCCCGGCTTGCCGAATACAGCGATTATCTCATGATTATGGCATATGACGAGCACTATTGCGGCGGTCCCGCCGGTCCTGTATCCAGCCTGTCCTTTGTCGAAAAGTCAATCAAATACGCCGTCAGCGTGATTCCGAAGGAAAAGGTCGTTCTGGGCCTCCCCTTCTACGGTCGTATCTGGTCGAACAACGGTGGTTATCCAAACGGCACCGGCATCACAAACGCGAAAATCGCCCAGCTCGTTAACAGCTATGGGGGCACTGTGACTGTTGACCCTGCCAGCCGGTCAACAAAAGCTGTTTTTACGGTCAGCCAAAATGCAAAAAAGCCTGTCGTGGGTGGTCAGTCGCTTGCCGCCGGGACATATACCATCTGGTACGAGGGCGAGCAGTCGATTAAAGAAAAGCTCTCGCTCGTCACAAAATACGATATCAAAGGCACAGGCAGCTGGGCACTCGGTGAAGAGTCGGACAGTACCTGGGATTATTATAAGCTCTGGCTCAACAGCTGCACGTTTGGCGATATCGAAAAAAACTGGGCAAAAGACGATATTCTGGAGGCATATTTAGACGGCTGGGCGGACGGTATCAGCGATACGCGTTTTTCACCGGATGCACCGCTCACGCGCGCGCAGGCCGTTGCCATGATCGTCAAGCGCCTTGGCATTGAGCTTGTCTCCGACCCGGCGCTGCGGTTTGATGATTGTGTCGGTTCCTGGGCGGAACCTTACATCGAGACAGCGCGCCAATACCACATTGCAGACGGCATCGGTAATAATCTTTTTGACCCCGACAGGACTGTTACGCGCGAGGAACTGGCCGTCATGCTCAAAAACGCTACGTCGTATCAAGCAAAAACCGACGTTTCAGATGGCAATAACGCGTTTTCAGACGTCTCGCAAACGTCAAACCCGGAGTCGTATAATGCGATTGAAACGCTGCGTCAAAACGGCATTTTGTTCGGCTATCCGGACGGCAGCTTCCGACCGGAAAAAATTGCAACGCGCGCCGAGGCAACAGTTATGATCTCACGCCTCACCCCCGGGTCAGCGGCAGCGGCTGTTTTCACCGGTGACGGGGGTCTGTTCTAG
- a CDS encoding polysaccharide biosynthesis protein yields the protein MMKINDSLRKIMTFAADALSVVFGSVLCTVLYHPEASVTENFLSIRAFLLMVIITMGLFSIILRTYNDPIFENFSLSVLFSSGTFLVALALALVFHLLVYGQSFDVIYLINILVYSIFFLGTYRLALLFLRRAVNVISNFSRSSTMQRVIIMGAGDAGKYLADLLRNDKSKNMYPVAFIDDNPAKAGKMFKGLRVVGGRALIPYAAEKYKADTIIIAIPFVDNSTIRDIFRLCSEANFNVKRFGNMTTFTADGLSKATINEIHVEDLLGRDVVKLDLESVSAYVTGKTVLVSGGAGSIGFELVNQILNYNARLVVIFDINENKLFEADVELRKKYPKTQFVTAIGSIQDRARLREVFDLYKPSIVFHAAAHKHVPMMELNPQEALKNNVMGTLYMVEMAIKHQVDKFILISTDKAVNPTNIMGATKRVAEMLIQRANSWGTTRFSAVRFGNVLGSNGSVVPLFKKQISEGGPVTVTDKNIKRYFMTIPEAVQLVLETGALAKGGEIFVLDMGEPVSIYELAKSMIRLSGLKPDIDIKIEFTGLRPGEKLFEELSLSDEIVSKTENQRIYILKANGSPPIIFEAEFDKLCQSIDNRDFGSAIKKVGILVPTFKKQEVAVTRG from the coding sequence ATGATGAAGATTAACGACTCATTAAGAAAAATCATGACGTTTGCCGCAGATGCTTTAAGCGTTGTATTCGGAAGCGTTTTGTGTACGGTCTTATACCATCCCGAGGCGTCGGTGACGGAGAACTTCTTGTCAATTCGTGCGTTTCTTCTGATGGTTATTATCACAATGGGGCTTTTCAGCATCATTTTGAGAACGTATAACGATCCGATCTTTGAAAACTTTTCATTAAGTGTCTTGTTTTCATCGGGGACTTTTTTAGTGGCGTTGGCTCTTGCGCTTGTGTTTCACCTGCTCGTTTATGGCCAGAGCTTTGATGTGATCTACCTCATCAACATTCTTGTTTACTCGATCTTTTTCCTCGGGACATACAGGCTCGCGCTGTTATTTCTCAGGCGCGCCGTTAATGTTATTTCTAACTTCAGCCGCTCGTCAACGATGCAGCGCGTGATCATCATGGGCGCCGGGGACGCCGGTAAATATCTGGCGGACCTTCTTCGAAACGATAAGTCAAAAAACATGTACCCCGTCGCTTTTATTGACGACAATCCCGCCAAGGCGGGTAAAATGTTCAAAGGCCTCCGGGTCGTTGGCGGGCGGGCGCTTATCCCATACGCTGCCGAAAAATACAAGGCGGATACGATTATCATCGCTATCCCGTTTGTGGACAATTCAACGATCCGTGATATTTTCAGGCTCTGCAGCGAGGCCAACTTCAACGTCAAACGCTTTGGCAATATGACAACGTTCACGGCCGACGGCCTCTCAAAGGCAACGATCAACGAAATCCACGTTGAAGACCTTTTGGGGCGTGATGTCGTCAAGCTTGACTTGGAAAGTGTGAGCGCCTATGTCACCGGCAAAACCGTTCTTGTGTCCGGCGGCGCTGGCTCTATCGGCTTCGAACTAGTCAACCAAATATTGAATTACAACGCGCGCCTCGTTGTCATTTTCGATATCAATGAAAACAAGCTGTTTGAAGCGGACGTTGAGCTGAGAAAAAAATACCCGAAAACGCAGTTTGTAACGGCAATCGGTTCCATCCAGGACCGGGCACGCCTGCGTGAGGTCTTTGACCTGTACAAGCCGTCTATCGTTTTTCATGCTGCCGCGCATAAACATGTGCCGATGATGGAGCTCAACCCGCAAGAAGCGCTGAAAAACAATGTTATGGGAACGCTTTACATGGTTGAAATGGCCATTAAGCATCAGGTGGATAAGTTTATTCTGATTTCAACCGACAAAGCCGTGAATCCGACAAATATTATGGGCGCGACAAAGCGCGTTGCTGAAATGCTGATTCAGCGGGCGAACAGCTGGGGGACAACGCGATTTTCAGCGGTTCGTTTCGGCAACGTCCTTGGCAGCAACGGCAGTGTCGTCCCGCTGTTTAAAAAGCAGATTTCAGAAGGCGGCCCGGTGACGGTGACCGATAAAAATATCAAACGTTATTTTATGACGATTCCGGAAGCCGTCCAGCTCGTCCTGGAGACCGGCGCGCTGGCGAAGGGCGGGGAAATCTTCGTGCTTGACATGGGAGAGCCCGTTAGCATCTATGAGCTTGCCAAATCAATGATTCGCCTATCCGGACTCAAGCCGGATATAGATATTAAAATTGAATTTACAGGGCTGCGGCCCGGCGAAAAGCTTTTTGAAGAGTTGAGTCTCTCGGATGAAATCGTCTCAAAAACAGAAAACCAGCGCATATACATTCTGAAGGCCAACGGCAGCCCGCCGATCATATTCGAGGCTGAATTTGATAAGCTGTGCCAGTCCATCGATAACAGGGATTTTGGCTCGGCGATTAAAAAAGTTGGTATTCTCGTTCCGACCTTTAAAAAGCAGGAAGTCGCTGTCACACGTGGCTGA
- a CDS encoding FeoB-associated Cys-rich membrane protein, whose translation MLFFVQYHLASLFIGVLLVGAVVGVIIWLLRRKKRGISNCSCSCSGCQYSDACAKKHQK comes from the coding sequence ATGCTGTTCTTTGTGCAATATCATCTGGCTTCGCTTTTTATCGGCGTACTGCTTGTTGGGGCTGTGGTCGGTGTCATCATTTGGCTTCTTCGGCGAAAAAAGCGAGGGATCAGCAACTGCTCCTGCAGTTGCAGTGGCTGCCAGTATTCGGACGCTTGCGCAAAAAAGCACCAAAAATGA
- a CDS encoding helix-turn-helix domain-containing protein: MSKEILKKQMLERYRQGKSVEEICCEYNVPKSTFYRWIRKSRTDSPCISDDDIRIIVTRLEELEEEVTTYKKVLQLLKKAENL, translated from the coding sequence ATGTCGAAGGAGATACTAAAGAAACAAATGCTGGAGCGCTATCGGCAAGGGAAAAGCGTTGAAGAGATTTGCTGTGAGTATAACGTTCCAAAATCAACTTTTTACAGATGGATTCGAAAATCACGCACAGATAGCCCGTGTATTTCCGATGACGATATTCGTATCATTGTCACACGTCTGGAAGAGCTGGAAGAAGAGGTTACAACGTATAAAAAAGTTCTTCAATTGCTTAAAAAAGCAGAAAATTTGTGA